In a genomic window of Mucilaginibacter sp. KACC 22063:
- a CDS encoding transglutaminase domain-containing protein, with translation MEKILFSYRLLPLSMFKYIFSLITFITVSYSSVLAQDFDWGTHTNEELDMKRYQKDTTAHALVLNEFGKVYFTTGTDRVLLITERHVKIKIFDDKAFESSGNVAIPLYKTDNSTLEIARDIKGITTYADENGIVHTAELDPKKVFYINESKHFEGVKFDMPNLRKGCIIEYKYTVESPYIHNIPRWEFQDDIPKLNSEIYLSIPAIYNYHISLHGPFKLTKNKSDLTRDCFSAGGTKCDCSELTFGMADIPAFVEEEYMTARKNFISAINFELTDYMNLSTGVKVKVAQEWRDIDNSLKTNEYFGSQIKRSGLMKDRIKGVIAGQTTDIAKAKAIYAFIQKNIRWDNNYGKYSADGIRKALDDHKGSIGDINLALIAALKAADINTEAVILATRNYGLVNRLYPTADDFNYVIAKVNIDGKSYMLDASDPYLGFGMLPLHCINDQGRVISFEKPSYWIDITPPFKKSELLSFELTLQPDGKLKGIYQLISTGYEAYLQRKAIKKFNSVDEYIENRDERWSKIKVLKADISGLDSLDKPLVENYTVEINAFKNTAGEKLMLNPNILGRQITNPFKLVDRTYPVDMGMPSERRIMVTLHVPHGYKFEHMPKDTAFALPNGGGKLIISAAQNQDDDVCNYSQMLQFNKPVYTVAEYPYIKELYNKLIQVDAGDIVLKKGL, from the coding sequence CATACCGTTTATTACCCTTATCCATGTTTAAATACATATTCTCCCTAATTACTTTTATTACTGTTAGTTACTCATCAGTTTTAGCCCAGGATTTTGACTGGGGAACACATACCAACGAAGAGTTGGATATGAAACGTTATCAAAAAGACACCACCGCACATGCACTTGTGTTAAATGAGTTTGGTAAAGTATACTTCACTACAGGCACAGACCGTGTATTGCTGATTACCGAGCGGCACGTAAAAATTAAGATCTTTGACGACAAGGCTTTTGAATCAAGTGGAAACGTGGCTATCCCGTTATACAAAACGGATAACTCTACCCTTGAAATTGCAAGAGATATCAAAGGCATCACCACCTATGCCGATGAAAACGGTATTGTCCACACAGCAGAACTCGATCCTAAAAAGGTATTTTATATCAACGAAAGCAAACACTTTGAGGGTGTAAAGTTTGATATGCCCAACCTGCGTAAAGGATGTATCATTGAATACAAATACACCGTTGAAAGTCCATACATCCATAATATCCCACGCTGGGAATTTCAGGATGATATACCCAAATTAAATTCAGAAATATACCTGAGTATACCGGCTATATACAATTATCATATCTCTTTGCATGGACCTTTTAAACTTACTAAGAACAAGTCTGATTTAACAAGGGATTGTTTTTCAGCAGGTGGTACCAAGTGCGATTGTTCTGAACTTACTTTCGGAATGGCCGATATTCCGGCGTTCGTTGAAGAGGAATACATGACGGCGCGAAAGAACTTTATTTCTGCCATTAATTTTGAGCTTACGGATTATATGAATCTGAGTACCGGCGTTAAAGTAAAAGTTGCGCAGGAATGGAGAGATATAGATAATTCATTAAAAACCAATGAATACTTCGGTAGCCAGATTAAACGCAGTGGTTTAATGAAAGACCGTATTAAGGGAGTTATCGCAGGACAAACTACCGACATAGCAAAAGCAAAGGCGATTTATGCCTTTATCCAAAAAAACATCCGTTGGGATAACAACTATGGAAAGTACAGTGCCGATGGTATCCGTAAAGCGCTTGATGACCACAAAGGCAGCATTGGAGATATTAATCTTGCATTAATAGCTGCACTTAAAGCTGCAGATATCAACACAGAAGCGGTTATACTTGCTACAAGGAATTATGGGTTGGTGAACAGGCTATACCCTACTGCTGATGATTTTAATTATGTAATTGCAAAGGTCAATATTGATGGCAAAAGCTATATGCTTGATGCCAGTGACCCATACCTGGGATTTGGCATGTTACCGCTGCATTGTATCAACGATCAGGGCCGTGTCATCAGTTTTGAAAAACCATCTTACTGGATCGATATCACTCCTCCATTTAAAAAATCAGAGTTGTTAAGCTTTGAACTTACGCTACAGCCGGATGGTAAACTAAAAGGGATTTATCAACTTATCAGCACTGGTTACGAAGCCTATTTGCAACGAAAAGCCATTAAGAAATTTAACAGTGTTGATGAGTATATTGAAAACCGTGACGAACGCTGGTCGAAGATCAAAGTTTTAAAAGCAGATATCTCCGGCCTTGACAGCCTGGACAAACCACTTGTGGAGAATTATACAGTAGAAATTAACGCTTTTAAAAACACAGCAGGCGAAAAGCTAATGTTAAACCCTAACATTTTAGGCAGGCAGATCACTAACCCGTTCAAGTTGGTTGATCGCACCTATCCGGTGGATATGGGTATGCCTTCAGAACGCAGGATCATGGTTACCCTGCATGTGCCGCACGGCTACAAATTTGAACATATGCCAAAGGACACGGCATTTGCTTTGCCTAACGGTGGTGGTAAATTAATTATTTCAGCAGCACAGAATCAGGATGATGATGTTTGTAATTATTCGCAAATGCTGCAGTTTAACAAGCCCGTTTATACGGTAGCTGAATATCCGTATATCAAAGAACTTTATAACAAGCTGATACAGGTTGATGCTGGTGATATTGTATTGAAAAAAGGCTTATGA
- a CDS encoding DUF3857 and transglutaminase domain-containing protein, with the protein MRRILAIALILFGSISVKAQEDYSASLIPKELLPYASAVMRNYEKTVEIRNKETVVYHIKEAITVLNRNGAEAAHLGLWYNKGSKIKSIKGMIYDEFNKPISKISSGNFEDQAYIDDYSLFEDNRVKHYNPSVTTYPYTVVYEYETQSNQSLNITPWYPVEESGVAVEKSVYKVICPADESLRYNENNFKGQVETGTTDKGLKTYTWRAANIKAYRDEPYSPIMSNYITSVRVVPQHFVYGGIPGSFTNWEELGKWNYEKLLVDRQKLSLATVEQMKELTANITDPKLKAKAIYEYMQHKTRYVSIQIGIGGYQPFPATDVDQLGYGDCKGLVNYTQALLKAVGINSWYCVVEAGNSKISMKKDFASMDQGNHVILCLPFKNDTTWLECTNQKIPFGYLGSFTDDRTVLACTPEGGRLLHTPKYTTEQNIESRTADVTIAADGTLTGKMLTTFSGSQYNNRREYVDEPFREQAKAVQRIYPINNMEVKSYQLKDEPKYQPEMKEAVQFEAPEYGMTEDDKLIFIVNPTNRAGTLRELVNRTQPVYINRGYTDIDKIVYTIPEGYEPDKKLLSLSIKKDFGSYSANVSLNGNQLVYTRKFQLKDGTYSKDEYSELVDFYQSAEEADHYKMVLVKKK; encoded by the coding sequence ATGAGAAGGATTTTAGCTATTGCCTTGATCTTGTTCGGTAGCATCAGTGTCAAAGCACAGGAAGATTACAGCGCAAGCCTGATCCCAAAAGAATTGCTGCCTTATGCAAGCGCGGTGATGCGCAACTATGAGAAAACGGTTGAGATCAGGAACAAAGAAACGGTTGTCTATCACATTAAGGAAGCCATAACCGTACTTAACCGCAATGGTGCCGAAGCGGCTCATTTAGGGTTATGGTATAATAAAGGTTCAAAGATCAAATCAATTAAGGGGATGATCTATGACGAGTTTAATAAACCTATCAGCAAAATATCATCCGGTAATTTTGAAGATCAGGCCTATATCGACGACTATTCTTTGTTTGAAGATAACCGTGTAAAGCATTATAATCCAAGCGTAACAACCTACCCTTACACAGTTGTGTATGAATATGAAACACAATCAAACCAATCGCTTAATATTACACCGTGGTACCCTGTTGAAGAGTCGGGCGTGGCAGTTGAAAAAAGCGTATACAAAGTAATTTGCCCGGCGGATGAATCATTAAGGTACAATGAAAATAACTTTAAAGGGCAGGTTGAAACAGGCACAACTGATAAGGGACTGAAAACTTATACCTGGCGAGCTGCCAATATTAAAGCATATCGCGATGAACCGTACAGCCCGATCATGAGTAATTACATTACAAGCGTACGTGTTGTGCCGCAACATTTTGTATATGGCGGCATCCCGGGCAGTTTTACCAATTGGGAAGAACTTGGCAAATGGAACTATGAGAAACTTTTGGTCGACAGGCAAAAGCTATCATTGGCCACGGTTGAACAGATGAAAGAGCTTACCGCTAACATTACAGATCCAAAGCTGAAAGCAAAAGCGATATATGAATACATGCAGCATAAAACGCGTTATGTAAGTATCCAGATAGGCATTGGCGGGTATCAGCCTTTCCCAGCTACCGATGTTGACCAGCTTGGTTACGGCGACTGCAAAGGCCTTGTAAATTATACCCAGGCTTTACTGAAAGCTGTTGGCATTAACTCGTGGTATTGTGTGGTTGAAGCCGGTAACAGCAAGATCAGCATGAAAAAGGATTTTGCCAGCATGGACCAGGGTAACCATGTTATTTTATGCCTGCCCTTTAAAAATGATACGACCTGGCTGGAGTGTACCAATCAAAAGATCCCATTTGGTTATTTAGGCAGTTTCACTGACGACCGCACAGTACTTGCCTGTACGCCCGAAGGCGGAAGATTGTTGCACACCCCTAAATATACAACCGAGCAAAATATAGAGAGCCGTACAGCTGATGTTACTATTGCCGCAGACGGAACATTGACAGGAAAAATGCTAACCACTTTTAGCGGCTCACAATATAATAACCGCCGCGAATATGTAGATGAACCTTTTAGGGAGCAGGCTAAGGCTGTGCAGCGCATCTATCCTATTAATAATATGGAAGTGAAAAGTTATCAGCTGAAAGACGAACCAAAATATCAGCCGGAAATGAAAGAGGCTGTACAGTTTGAAGCGCCTGAATATGGCATGACAGAAGATGATAAGCTTATTTTTATTGTTAACCCTACTAACAGGGCCGGTACGTTAAGGGAACTGGTTAACCGCACACAGCCTGTTTATATTAATCGCGGTTATACCGATATTGATAAAATAGTTTATACCATTCCCGAGGGATATGAACCCGACAAAAAATTGCTAAGCCTAAGCATCAAAAAAGATTTTGGCAGCTACAGCGCTAACGTAAGCCTGAACGGAAACCAATTGGTATACACCCGTAAGTTTCAACTTAAAGACGGTACGTATAGTAAGGATGAGTACAGCGAACTGGTCGACTTTTATCAGTCGGCAGAAGAGGCCGACCATTATAAAATGGTATTGGTAAAGAAAAAGTAG
- a CDS encoding C40 family peptidase, with translation MIKRLPRFAILFVATLLLFASCKSKKAVLKGSPGEVVKPQGFIAEKYAGIMGVDKDAIQNGRLYNFIEEWTGTPYRFGGLDKNGVDCSGLAYLLEQQVYGINIPRITSQQINVIKRKYEDELQEGDLVFFDFDGKKFSHVGIYLQNGYVVHASSRKGVMIIRLHDPSMYKYFSRAGSINLQTDASAMVTNPQEQ, from the coding sequence ATGATCAAACGCCTGCCTCGTTTTGCCATATTATTTGTAGCTACGCTGCTTTTATTTGCATCCTGTAAATCTAAAAAAGCCGTACTGAAAGGCAGTCCGGGAGAAGTTGTTAAGCCGCAGGGATTTATAGCCGAAAAATATGCCGGAATAATGGGCGTTGATAAAGACGCCATACAAAACGGCCGTTTATATAATTTTATTGAGGAGTGGACAGGCACGCCATACCGCTTTGGCGGGCTGGATAAAAATGGGGTCGATTGCTCTGGTCTGGCTTATTTGCTTGAGCAGCAGGTGTATGGCATCAATATTCCGCGGATCACCAGTCAGCAGATCAATGTAATTAAACGTAAATATGAAGACGAATTGCAGGAAGGTGACTTGGTGTTTTTCGACTTTGACGGTAAGAAATTCAGCCACGTAGGGATATACCTGCAAAACGGGTATGTAGTGCATGCCAGCAGCCGCAAAGGGGTAATGATCATCCGGCTACATGACCCATCCATGTATAAATATTTCTCACGTGCAGGTTCCATTAACCTGCAAACCGATGCATCCGCAATGGTTACTAATCCGCAGGAACAATAA